The window GGTTAAAGGCCGGTTTTCCAGATGTAGAGGTGATTAAAGCTTTTGGCATAGATGAAGACTTCGATTTTGCCGTTTTGGCAGCTTACTTAGATGTAGCAGATTATTTTCTGTTCGATACCAAAACAAAAGCACATGGCGGATCGGGGAAAACATTTAATTGGTCTGTTTTAGACCGGTATACTTATAACAAACCCTACTTTTTAAGCGGTGGAATTGATTTAGAACATGCCACAGCGATAAAAAATATAAGCGACGATCGTTTATATGCACTAGACATCAATAGCCGCTTCGAAACCGAGCCCGGGCTGAAAGATGCAGTGAAGATTAAAGAATTTATAAAAGAAATGAGCACGAAATAATGTCATCATGAAGTTGATTAAAATATAAGTTGATCCGTCATTCCCAACTTGATTGGGAATCGTAATGCATGTGCTTTGAGATTCCCCGCCTGCGCGGGAATGACGACTTATCTTTAAAAGCTATCGATGTGACAATTTAGTAGAAAAGAAAATGAAATACAAAGTAAACGAAAAAGGATATTACGGAGATTTTGGAGGCGCTTACATCCCCGAAATGCTTTATCCGAACGTAGAAGAATTGCGTCAAAACTATTTAAAGATTATTGATGATGCCGATTTTCAAAAGGAATTTCATCAATTGTTAAAAGATTATGTTGGGCGCCCTTCGCCACTGTATCTGGCAAAAAGATACTCTGAAAAGTACGGCGCTAATATTTTTCTTAAAAGAGAAGATTTAAACCACACCGGTGCGCACAAGATCAACAATACCATCGGACAGATTTTGCTGGCCGAAAAACTGGGTAAAAAGCGGATTATCGCCGAAACAGGTGCTGGTCAGCATGGTGTAGCTACCGCAACGGTTTGTGCTTTGCGTAACCTGGAGTGTGTAATTTATATGGGCGAGGTAGATATCGAACGCCAGGCACCAAACGTAGCCCGCATGAAAATGCTGGGTGCAAAGGTAGTTCCGGCAAGTTCGGGTAGTAAAACCTTAAAAGATGCCACTAACGAGGCTATGCGCGATTGGATTAACAATCCGGTTGATACGCATTACATTATCGGTTCGGTAGTTGGACCACATCCTTACCCTGATATGGTGGCTATTTTTCAATCGATCATCTCAGAAGAAACCAAAAAACAGTTAATAGAGCAAACCGGAAGCGATCAACCTGATTACGTTTTAGCTTGTGTAGGTGGTGGTAGCAATGCCATGGGCATGTTCTATCATTTTATGGATGATGAAAATGTGAAACTAATTGCTGTAGAAGCTGCGGGTAAGGGTGTTTCGAGTGGATTTTCGGCCGCAACAACTTATTTAGGTAAGGAAGGCGTTTTACACGGTAGCCGAAGTATTTTAATGCAAACAGAAGACGGGCAGGTGGTAGAGCCGCATTCGGTTTCTGCCGGACTGGATTATCCGGGTATTGGTCCGCAACATGCCCATTTGTTTAAAACAGGTCGCGGGCGATATGTTTCTATTACCGACGAAGAAAGTTTAGAAGCGGGTTTATTGTGTACGCAACTGGAAGGGATTATTCCGGCGATTGAAAGCGCACACGCATTGGCTTACCTCGAAAAAATGGAATTTAAAGGAGGCGAAAATGTAGTGGTTTGCCTATCTGGCCGTGGCGACAAGGATCTGGATACTTATATTAAGTACTTTAATTTATAGAAAGCCGTCATTGCGAGGCACGAAGCAATCTTAATGCTTTGGGTTAACGTGTAGCGATTGTAGTAGGATTGCTTCGTGCCTCGCAATGACGAAAATGATAGAAAAAATGAACAGAATTAAACAACTCTTCCAGGAGAAGAAAAATATATTATCAATTTACTATACCGCTGGTTACCCTAACCTAGGCGATACCATTCAGATTGCTGAGGCCTTGCAAAAATCGGGTGCTGATATCCTGGAAATCGGATTTCCTTATTCGGATCCTGTTGCCGATGGTCCGGTGATTCAGGCGAGCAGCAAGCAATCTTTAGATCAGGGTATGACCTTAAAGGTGCTTTTCGAACAGCTTAAAGATTTACGTAAAAATGTTACCATCCCTGTTTTACTGATGGGTTATGTAAACCCTGTGCTGCAGTTTGGTGTAGAAAATTTTTGTAAGGCTTGCGCCGAAGTAGGGGTAGATGGTTGTATTGTGCCCGATTTACCGATGGCGGAATATGAGGAGCTTTATCAGGATTGCTTTGAACAACACAACCTGAGCAATGTATTTCTGATTACGCCACAAACGGCAGAAGAGCGCATCCATAAAATTGACGGCTTAACCAATGGATTTATTTATTTGTTATCATCGTCGGCTACAACAGGTAAGAATTTAGAAGTGGGCAATACCACCGAAGCTTATTTTAGCCGTATAAAAGAGATGAACCTGAAAAATCCGACTATGATTGGCTTCGGGATCAGCGATAAACAAACTTTCGATAAAGCCTGCTCGTACGCGAATGGTGCAATTATCGGTACTGCTTTCGTTAAAGCTATTGCTGATGGCAATTTAGAAGAAAGTGTAAGTAGTTTTATGAAGAAGTTTAGGGACTAATGTTTTCTCTTTTTCTATAAATCGTCATTGCGAGGAGGAACGACGAAGCAATCTTTTATACTGGTAATCTTTGCTAAAAAGATTGCTTCGTCGGCTGAAAAAGCCTTCTCGCAATGACGAAATCTCGAAAGAATTTATCTATTTACCCAATCGGCATAAGTCATTTCGAATTTTACTTCACCTTTATTTACCATACCTGCTTTTTGCCAGCCTTGCCTGGTGTAAAATTCTTCGGCACAGGTATTAGGCGATGTACCCAACCATACGGTTTCGTGGGTTTGTTCGAAATACCAATCCATCATTAGCTTGTGCAGTGCTTTACCAATGCCTTTGCCTTCGTATTCCGGACGGAGAAACAAGGCCCAGATATTATGCTCCTGTAAATCTACAATTGAAAAGCCAATCACTTTACCATCTACTTCGCATATCCAGCCTTTACCACGGCGGGTAATAAAGTCTTCACAATCGGCATTGGTTACCAAAGCAGGGTTGGATAGCGTGTTTTCTTTAACGGTATGCCTTACCACCTGAATTTGCGGAATGTCGGTTATGGCTGCTTCGCGGTATATCATGATACTAAGATAATGGATTTAGGAAATGATTGAATGTCAAATTTTGAGTGATTGAATTATGAATGATTGAATTGTGAATTTTGAGTGATTGAATGTTTCAGACATGGTGGCATAAAATAATGTTAATTAAAATTCTTACGTGTACTAAGTTGTCTGAAGTGGTGATAAAAGCTTAAAGTAAATTTTACCACCTAAAGATTTAGCTTCGCTGAGCACTGCGTGGTTCTCGGCTCCGTTGCTCTGCGCTCGAAATGACGATCCGAGAAGGTGGTGTAAGGCTATTGGCAGAGCTATACTGACAAAAGATCACTGCCATGACTTATCCTGAATGTCTGCTTGTCAGGCTCTAAAAATTAGGATAAAAATATTCGTTAGGATATTAATAAAACTGAAAAACCTCATTTAAATGCAATAGGAGTACTTTTTAACGTCGCAAAATTCTATATGACAATTGCATGATTGTGAATTCTGGAATTGGTTCTACATTTGCTTAACGGTGTTAGATTATTTACACCTTATATTCCAGTCATGGGAAGCAAAGAAAGAATACTACGTTTAAAAGATGAAACCAGAACAAAAATTCTGGATGCTGCCTTGAACATTGTTCAAACAGAAGGCTGGCAGGCATTGAGTATGCGTAAAATTGCCGATCAGATCGAATATACTGCACCGATTATTTACGAATATTTTTCGAACAAAGAAGGAATCCTGCTCGAGTTAACCAGAAGAGGTTACCTGATGCTGGCCAAAGACATCCGCGAAGCGCGCGACCAACATGAAGCACCTGCTGACCAGATGGAAGCGATGTGGATTGCCTACTGGAATTTCGCCTTTGCCCACAAAGAATTTTATCAGTTGATGTACGGTGTGGATATGGTTTGTTGCACTGTTAAGAATTCGTTGCCCGAAGCAGAAAATGTAGGGCACATGCTTGGCGATGTAATTGAATCATTATTCGATAAAAAACCGGTATCAGACGATGATATCTGTAGAAAGTACTACACCTATTGGTCGATTATACACGGTTTGATATCCATCAACCTGGTACGCCCCGACGGGAGAACAACCAACGAGCTGAACCAGCAAATTTTAAAAGACGCTATTAAGGGAATTACCTTATCTATTAATAGTTAATTTTTTTTTACCCTGCTATTTAACACTGTTAAATAGTTTATACATCTTAAATCCATTATAATTTAAAATCATATGAAATCTCTACATCGTTTGTTTTTATTATTTAACACTGTTAAACGATTTACATTTGTTAAATATGCCTTCGCTCTCGCTTTTGCCACAATTGTACTGGCCAGCTGTAAATCTGCCCCACAGCAAGCTGCAACTGCACCACCGCCGCCCGTTTTACCGGTAAGCGCAATTAATCAAGGCTCTGAAACCACCTTTATCGAATATCCGGCCGCTATACAAGGCGCTGTTGATATTGATGTACGCCCGCAGGTAAGCGGTTATTTACAAAGTGTACTGGTTAACGAAGGTGCTTATGTTACTGCTGGCCAAACACTTTTTAAAATTAACGAAAACCCTTACCGCGAAGCTTTAAACAATGCCAAAGCCAGTTTACATGCTGCTGAGGCCGCTATTTTAAATGCACAGCTGGAGGTAGATAAGTTAACGCCATTGGTGCAAAACAAGGTCGTTTCTGATATCCAGTTAAAAACGGCTAAAACAGCCTACAAAATTGCACAAGCCAATGCCGAGCAGGCTAAAGCCAATGTAGCTTCGGCACAAATTAACTTAGGCTATACCAACGTTAAGGCTACCGTGAGCGGTTATATTGGCCGGATCCCGAAAAAACAGGGAAGTTTGGTATCACCAACTGATCAGGCTGCCTTAACCCAACTATCGGATATACACGAAGTACATGTATATTTCTCGCTGGCCGAAAACGATTTCAACAGTTTCAATACCAATTACCCGGGCAAAACCCCTGCCGACAGGATTAAACATTTACCTGCGGTAGAACTGGTACTGGCAGATAATTCTACCTATCCGGTAAAAGGAAAAATCGACATGATTGATGGTCAGTTTGATAAAAACACTGGTGCCATTACGTTAAGGGCCAGTTTCCCTAATGCCAACGGCGTACTACGCTCGGGCAATACCGGTAAAATCCGCTTGGGCTTATTACATAATGATGCCATCCTGGTACCTCAATCGGCAACAGTTGAAATGCAGGATAAAGTGTTTGTGTTTACCCTGGGCGACAGCAGCAAGGTGAAAAAACAAGCCATTAGCATTGTTGGTAAAGCCGGCGAAAATTATCTGGTAAAAGAGGGCGTAAAAGCCGGCGATCAGATTGTGTTAAGCGGTATCGACAAATTACAGGAGGGCATGGTTATCCAACCTCAAAAAGCAGCAGATAAAGTAGCTGTTGCAAATCCAAAAAAATAAGACAACAATAAACTTCATAAGTCATGTTTCAGAAATTTATAAACAGGCCTGTACTTTCGACCGTTATTTCCATATTGCTGGTAATAGTGGGTATACTTGGCCTAACAAAGTTGCCCTTAGAGCGCTTTCCAAATATCGCCCCTCCGTCGGTATTGGTAACTGCTGTGTATCCGGGGGCTAATGCCGAAACCATTTTACGTTCGGTAACTCCATCATTGGAGGAAGCAATTAACGGTGTGGAAAACATGACCTACATGACTTCCACTGCCAGTAACGATGGTACGCTGGGTATTACGGTTTACTTTCAACAAGGTACCAACCCCGATCAGGCCGCAGTTAACGTGCAAAACCGTGTTTCGCAGGCCACCAGCCAGTTACCGGCAGAGGTTGTACAATATGGTATAACCACCACCAAGCAGCAAAACAGCTTTATTGGTGCAATAGGTGTTTACTCAGAAGATCCTAAAAAATACGATGCTGTTTTTGTAAACAACTATGCACAGATTAATATCATTCCGGAAATTAAACGTATTCCGGGTGTAGGTTCGGCCAGTGTATTTGGTGGTATTAAAGATTATTCAATGCGCATTTGGTTAAATCCAAGTCAATTGGCTACTTACAAAATTACACCTAACGAAGTGATCAGTGCTATTCAGGATAAAAATCTGGAAGCGGCACCGGGAAGGGTAGGTGAACGTAGTAACGAGGCATTTGAATATGTAATTAAATACAAAGGAAAGCTTACCAAACCAGAAGAGTACCAGAATATTGCTATCCGTTCTAATTCGGATGGTTCTATATTGCGCTTAAAAGATGTGGCCCGTGTTGAATTGGGAGCTTACAGCTACAGTAGTGTAAACCGCTTAAACGGCCATGATGGTATTACCATTGGGGTAATTCAGTTATCGGGCTCTAATGCCAACGAAATTCAGATTTCTATCGATAAACTGATGGCAAAACTATCGAAAGATTTCCCTGCAGGGATTAAATTCAATCAGTTTTACCGTACCAAAACCGATTTGGACGAATCTATCAACCAGGTTGAGCATACTTTGATTGAAGCCTTTTTACTGGTATTTATCGTAGTATTTATCTTCCTTCAGGATTTCAGGTCTACCTTAATCCCTGCTATAGCGGTTCCGGTGGCTATTATTGGTACTTTCTTTTTCATGCAGCTGTTCGGCTTCTCGGTTAACCTATTAACGCTGTTTGCATTGGTACTGGCCATTGGTATTGTGGTAGATGATGCGATTGTGGTGGTAGAGGCGGTGCATGCCAAGATGGAAGAAAACCCGGGCTTAGTCCGAAGGCGGCAACCACCCAGGCCATGAACGAAATTACTGGGGCCATTATATCGATTACACTGGTAATGGCGGCGGTATTTTTACCGGTTGGTTTTATGACGGGTTCAACAGGTATATTTTACAAACAGTTTGCCTTAACCATGGCTATCGCCATCATTATATCGGCGGTTAACGCTTTAACTCTAAGTCCGGCGCTGGCTGCCTTATTTTTAAAGAACAAACATGCCGAGGGTGGCCACGCTGTACCTAAAAAAGGTTTTGTAGAAAAGTTTTATGCGGGCTTTAACGGTGGTTTTAATTACATGACCAACCGTTATATTGGGGGCTTAAAAGTGCTTATCCGAAATAAATGGATCAGCATGGCCGGCCTGGCCTTAATTGTTGCGGTTACCGTTTTATTGGTAAGCAGAACAAAAACCGGTTTTATCCCTACAGAGGATCAGGGTTTTGTGGCCATTGCGGTTGCTTCTCCTTCAGGAACCTCGTTAGCCAATACGAATAAAATATTAAAACAGGCTGAAGCTGAGTTGAGGGCAATGCCATCGGCAAGGTTTGTAATGTCGTTGGCTGGTTATAACTTTTTAACTGCATCTAACAGTCCATCGGCCGGACAGATTTTCTTATTGTTAAAACCGAACGACGAAAGGGGTGCGGTAAAAAATATCGATGAGATACAGAATATCGTAAGGGCTAAAATGGCCGCTATATCTGCCGGTACTTTCTTTGTATTCAGTTTCCCTACTGTACCTGGCTTTAGCAACGTTGAGGCCATGAACGTAATGTTACAGGATAAAACCAATGGCAGGCTGGATAAATTTAGTGGTGTAGCAAATAACTTTATCGGCAAACTGATGACGAAACCGGCAATTGCTTTTGCTTTTACTTCTTACAAAGCAGATTATCCGCAATTACAGCTCGATGTGAACAATGAAAAGGCCGATCAGCTGGGCGTAAGTGTTAAAGACATTTTGCAAACCATGCAAACCTTTTTCGGTACTGCACAGGCATCAGATTTTAACCGCTTTGGTAAATACTACCGTGTGGTGGTTCAGGCCGATATTGCCGATAGAACTGACCCGGCGAGTATAGACCGTGTATTTGTTAAAAACAAGGCAGGCGAGAGTGTGCCTATTAATACCCTGGTTAAACTAACCCGCGTTTATGGTTCTGAAACGGCTTCGCGTTATAACCTGTTTAACTCTATCGAGGTAAATGCGATCCCTAAACCGGGCTTCAGCTCTGGTGATGCCATTAAAGCGATTGAAGAAACCGCCAGGGAACAATTGCCAACGGGTTATGCTTACGAATTCTCGGGACAAACACGTGAGGAGATTTCTTCAGGCGGACAATCGACAGTGATATTCCTGCTTTGTTTGGTATTTGTTTACTTCTTGTTATCGGCACAGTATGAAAGTTATATCCTGCCATTAGCAGTAATCTTATCTATCCCTACTGGTGTATTTGGTGTGTTTGTGGTATTGGGCTTAACTGGTATCGAAAACAACATTTATGTACAGGTAGCGCTCATTATGCTTATTGGGTTACTGGCTAAAAACGCCATCCTGATTGTAGAGTTTGCGGTGCAGCGGCGAAGGGCAGGACTGAGTTTGTTCGATTCGGCTATTGAAGCCGCGCGATTAAGGATCAGGCCGATTATCATGACCTCGCTTGCCTTTGTGTTTGGTTTGTTCCCAATGAGTATTGCAACGGGCCCATCGGCACAGGGTAACCACTCTATCAGTATTGGTGCTGCCGGAGGTATGGTATCTGGTGTGGTTTTAGGTCTATTTATCATCCCGGTACTTTTTGTCATCTTCCAGGCTTTACAGGAAAAAATATCCAAAAAATCAAAAGAGGTTGTTCACCACCATGAAGAGCCTGTAAATAATCATGCAGTTTATGAAACGGTTTAATTTATATAGCATCCTATTCCTCGCTTTGGTTTGGAGCGGATGTTCGGTTTCGAAAGATACAGCCTTGCCCAATGTTGCGCCTGGCTTATTCAGAAACACAGCACCTCAAGACTCTTCGAGCATTGGCACTATGCCCTTGAAAAGTTTTATTAACGACCTTACTGTACAAACTTTAATTGATACAGCTTTGGTTAAAAATTACGATATGCAGATTGCTTTGAAAAATATCGATGCGGCCGAAGTATTGTTTAAACAATCGAAACTGGGCAATTTGCCCGAGCTGAAATTGCAGGTATCGGCGAGTTCGAGCCGCCCTTCTGATAACAGTTTAAACGGATTGAGCTTAAACCAGTTTACGGGTTCGAGCCACATTGAAGATTACAGCGCTAACCTGGGCGTATTCTGGGAGGCTGATATCTGGGGGAAGATCCGTAACCAAAAGGCGGGCGCTTTGGCCAGCTTTTTGCAAACTGCCGAAGCGCGAAAAGCTGTACAAACACGCTTAGTGGCCAATGTGGCCCAGGGTTATTATAATTTGCTGATGCTGGATGCACAACTGGAAATTGCCCGTAAAAACCTTAAACTGAACGATAGTACTTTAAGGATTATTAACCTGCAGTTTGATGCAGGTCAGGTAACTTCGCTGGCCATTCAGCAGGCACAGGCACAGCAGCTGGTTGCTGCACAGCTGATTCCGCGTTTAGAGCAAAATGTAGCTTTACAGGAAAACGCTTTAAGTGTACTGATTGGTATTTTGCCTAAAGCCATTAACCGCGCCAGCCGTTTGGATAAAATGAGTATTCCTGCCAATTTAAACGCGGGTTTTCCATCGGCTATGTTAAGTCGCAGGCCAGATATTAAGTCGGCAGAGCTGGCACTTAATGTAGCCAATGCCAAAGTTGGTGTAGCTAAAGCGAGTTTATATCCTTCGCTGGTAATTACCGCCAGTGGTGGCGTTAACTCTTTTAAAGCCAGTAACTGGTTTAATGTACCGGCTTCGTTGTTCGGGTTGGTTTCGGGTGGTATTACGCAACCTATTTTTCAACGCGGACAGTTAAAGGCCAATTTAGAACTGGCAAAAATTGACCGCGAGAAAACAGTGATCCAGTTCCGTCAGTCGGTTTTAAATGCCGTAAGCGAAGTTTCTGATGAACTGACTAAAGTAGAAAAACTGAAAGACCAGTACAGCATTGCCGAAAGAAGGGCACAAACTTTACAGCAGGCTTCTAAAAATGCAAGCTTATTATTTAAAAGTGGCATGGCCAACTATTTAGAGGTAATTACTGCACAAGGCAACTTATTGCAAAGCGAACTGGAACTGGCTACCATTAAAGCCGAACAGTTAAATGCTGTGGTAGGGTTGTACCGTTCTTTAGGGGCGGATGGAATTAAAAACGTAATTGTTTTTACCAAAAGGCACCAAAACACTAAGAAACCTATAAGGTTGTAATGATCTTATAGGTTTGTAATAAAAAACAGGGCGGAAACTATTGCTAATAGCCTGGTTCCCTCCATGTTTTTGTGGTTATAAGGGGTTTTTAGCAAGTTTTTATTACGCTGTTATAGCGGAGCGCTTGCTTTCCATGTAGAAAATAGTATTACTTTCTTTTTGATAAGCCAAACGAATATCGAAAGCCAAGATTGAAACTGGTATTGTTTGCGCCCGAACCTTTTGCAAATAGCTCAATATTATCGCCTTTTTTCAAAGGAATCTGATAGCCTAATCCGTAGGCCTGATAAAATCCGTTTGTAGCTGTTGTACCATAATTGTAACTGCTACCTGAGCTGGTATATGGGAAATTAATGGTTTGAGATTCTTCCTGATAACCTAATTCTGCAGAAAGATAAAAACGGCCAATGTAGTATTTTGTGCCTGCATATAGGGCATTTTGCCAAATTTTTATGTCTTTGGCTGGTGTTACACTGCCGTTAGAAACGATGTAACCTACGTTTGGCTTGTTTTTTTTGATGTATGCGAGGCTCATCCCCGCGGTAAAGCCCAGTGCTTGTTTAAGCGGAATTCGTAACCTATTTCTGCCCCAAATACAGGCGCTTTAAGTGTTGAATTATAACCAGCAAAGGGTGAAAGGTGAACGCTGTGTTTAATTAAACCTGTAGAATCCTGCGCATGGGTTATTTTAATGCCTGCAAATCCGATTAGCAGCATTAGTATTAATGTTTTAGTTTTCATGAACTAAAAATACAGTAGGTAAATGTACGGTTGATTTTAATTAACGGTTTTTAACCTTGTTTACAATATTTAACTAAAAATATGTTAAAGGTTGTTAATTGGTGTGATATTTTTAACAGATTTTGAGGAAATGGAATGGTGAGATGATCAATAGGTAGTCGAAGGACCTTCTTTATTTCCTTTCTGAATCCGTTCCTATGCCGCATGGCAATGTGCAGACAAACCCTTACCGTCAGTTGAACTTGTTTCAGCATCTCTCATTATTGTTATATCCGCTCACCGCGGCGGGGGTTCTTACTTTTGGCTTGGCCTAAAAGTAACAAAAACCTAAGGCTTGGATCCTTCCTTGTGAAAATTTACGAAAATCTTAATTGCGGCAGTCTCTAGACGCTTGCCTTTGCTCGTTCCCATACACGCGCTTGATCCTGCCTTGTGCAGTGGGGTATGAAAGGAGGTGCGAAGTTTTTCGTGCTTTTTCTGGCGAAAATCTCCTATGCCAGATAGCATGGTGCAGAGGTTTGCCGCATAAGGCTGTCATCCTGAAGGTTAATTTATTGGATAAATCAATATTAGCGATCTGCTTTCGAGGTTGCTAACCAATCGTATTTAATGCAAAATGAATTTTGAAGTATTGTCTCCGATTTCAGTTTAGCTACATATTTAAACATCTTCAAAGATTTCTCCATTCCTTTTCACTTCAGTCGAAATGACGATCATTCTACTGAAATCTTTAATTAATATTATTCTCAGGCTGAACGAAATTTAAACGAAGGCATGATGGTAATCAGTATACACCGCGTTCTTTGTGCTTCATCTTAGCGTCCTTTGTGGTTAAATATATGTTTAAGCCTTTCTTACCCCTTTCAAAAACAGAAACCCCACCACTCCCGATAAAACCGATGCGGTTAAGATTGCAAACTTCGCTTCTGCAATGTGCATAGGCTCGCTAAAAGAAAGCAGCGCAATAAAAATAGACATGGTAAAGCCGATACCGGCCAGCATGCCGAGGCCTAATATGTGTTTCCAGCCTGCGCCACTGGGCAAGGCCGCCCATTTGAGCTTAACCGCCAGCCAGCTAAAAAGTGTAACCCCAATGGTTTTGCCGGCAAATAAACCAATTACAATGCCCAGACCTAAGGGTGAAAGCAGACCGCTTAACATTTCTTTTTGAAAGGTAATATTGGTATTGGCCATCGCAAACAAGGGCATGATGAAGTAATTAACGGGTGTGGTTAAAAAATGCTCGAGTTTTTCTAAAGGCGATTCGTTACTGGTGCTATTGGTTGGGATGGTAAAAGCTAGTAAGACCCCTGCAATGGTGGCGTGGATACCCGAATGGTGGATGCAATACCAGAGCAAAATACCAGGGATGAGGTAAAATACGAGTCGCTTTACCCCGAAATAATTCATTAAACTGAGCAGCAGTAAAACGCCTGCAGCCATGGTCAGGTATTCGAAATGGATTTGGTTGGTATAAAAAATGGCTATGACTAAAATAGCACCTAAATCATCTACAATGGCCAGTGCAGCCAAGAAGATTTTTAAACTGGCAGGTACGTTTTTACCCAACATGGCAATAATGGCCAGCGCAAAGGCAATATCGGTAGCCATGGGAATACCCCAGCCGGCTGCGGTAGGCTGGTTATGGTTAATTACAAAATATAGGGTTGCGGGTACAAGCATGCCACCTAAAGCGGCAATTACAGGTAAACTGGCGCTTTTGATGGAAGAGAGTTCGCCCTCCAATAATTCGCGCTTAATTTCGAGGCCTACCAGTAAAAAGAAGATGGCCATCAGGGCATCGTTAATCCATGCTAAAATGCTGTAGTTTACTGCGCCGAAGCCGATTTTGGTATCCAAAAAGTGGATAAAGCTATCTTTATCGGAAGAGTTGGCAATGATGAGGGAAATGGCTACACAGATGAGTAACAGTAGTCCACCGATTTGTTCTGAGCGGAAAAATCTTTTGAATGTTTCGAGGTTGATGGTTTTGGCCATGGGGTAAAAGTAGTGAAATTTATATGTTTTTTCCTATGCAGGGGGCTTTCTTCCGCTCGCTGCCGCGAGGGCTCTTACCTTTTTCTTGATAAAAAGGTAACCAAAAATCAAGGCTTGGATCTTTGTAAAAACCTGTGAAAAACTTAATTGCGGCAGTCTTTAGGCGCTTGCCTGCGCTCATCCCAGCTCACGTGCTTGATCCTGCCTTGGGCAATGAGGGTATGAAAGTCAGTGCAAAGTTTTTCGTGCTTTTTCCGGCGAAAATCTCCTAGGCCGGAGGGCAGGGTGCAGAGGGTTGGCGTTAAGATTGTCTCCTTAGATTTTAGAATTCTCGAATACAAAGGAGGATTGATGACAGATTCGTAACTTTTTGACCCTTATGTAGTTTGGCTGTTTGTCAGCATAGTGCTTTTGCCTACCGATCAGGTAAGCTTTTATTCAAAGTTAAACCAATTATAAATTCAATTAATTCATAAATAAAAAACTTCTACAAGTCTAAAGGACGATCCAGGTGCGTGAAGGCTGGGAGGTAAATATTTCTCTTGAACCCTTTCCCTTTCAGGGAAAGGTGCCGATAGGGGGGATGGCGATAGAAAGGTATAGTACTG is drawn from Pedobacter sp. HDW13 and contains these coding sequences:
- a CDS encoding phosphoribosylanthranilate isomerase, which gives rise to MLKLKVCGMRLAANIAAVAELQPDYLGFIFYDKSPRLISDVSAELIKYIPAEIKTIGVFVNEDIEKVKEKVSTFKLKAVQLHGNESPEYCAGLKAGFPDVEVIKAFGIDEDFDFAVLAAYLDVADYFLFDTKTKAHGGSGKTFNWSVLDRYTYNKPYFLSGGIDLEHATAIKNISDDRLYALDINSRFETEPGLKDAVKIKEFIKEMSTK
- the trpB gene encoding tryptophan synthase subunit beta translates to MKYKVNEKGYYGDFGGAYIPEMLYPNVEELRQNYLKIIDDADFQKEFHQLLKDYVGRPSPLYLAKRYSEKYGANIFLKREDLNHTGAHKINNTIGQILLAEKLGKKRIIAETGAGQHGVATATVCALRNLECVIYMGEVDIERQAPNVARMKMLGAKVVPASSGSKTLKDATNEAMRDWINNPVDTHYIIGSVVGPHPYPDMVAIFQSIISEETKKQLIEQTGSDQPDYVLACVGGGSNAMGMFYHFMDDENVKLIAVEAAGKGVSSGFSAATTYLGKEGVLHGSRSILMQTEDGQVVEPHSVSAGLDYPGIGPQHAHLFKTGRGRYVSITDEESLEAGLLCTQLEGIIPAIESAHALAYLEKMEFKGGENVVVCLSGRGDKDLDTYIKYFNL
- the trpA gene encoding tryptophan synthase subunit alpha; the protein is MNRIKQLFQEKKNILSIYYTAGYPNLGDTIQIAEALQKSGADILEIGFPYSDPVADGPVIQASSKQSLDQGMTLKVLFEQLKDLRKNVTIPVLLMGYVNPVLQFGVENFCKACAEVGVDGCIVPDLPMAEYEELYQDCFEQHNLSNVFLITPQTAEERIHKIDGLTNGFIYLLSSSATTGKNLEVGNTTEAYFSRIKEMNLKNPTMIGFGISDKQTFDKACSYANGAIIGTAFVKAIADGNLEESVSSFMKKFRD
- a CDS encoding GNAT family N-acetyltransferase, which produces MIYREAAITDIPQIQVVRHTVKENTLSNPALVTNADCEDFITRRGKGWICEVDGKVIGFSIVDLQEHNIWALFLRPEYEGKGIGKALHKLMMDWYFEQTHETVWLGTSPNTCAEEFYTRQGWQKAGMVNKGEVKFEMTYADWVNR
- a CDS encoding TetR/AcrR family transcriptional regulator → MGSKERILRLKDETRTKILDAALNIVQTEGWQALSMRKIADQIEYTAPIIYEYFSNKEGILLELTRRGYLMLAKDIREARDQHEAPADQMEAMWIAYWNFAFAHKEFYQLMYGVDMVCCTVKNSLPEAENVGHMLGDVIESLFDKKPVSDDDICRKYYTYWSIIHGLISINLVRPDGRTTNELNQQILKDAIKGITLSINS
- a CDS encoding efflux RND transporter periplasmic adaptor subunit, yielding MKSLHRLFLLFNTVKRFTFVKYAFALAFATIVLASCKSAPQQAATAPPPPVLPVSAINQGSETTFIEYPAAIQGAVDIDVRPQVSGYLQSVLVNEGAYVTAGQTLFKINENPYREALNNAKASLHAAEAAILNAQLEVDKLTPLVQNKVVSDIQLKTAKTAYKIAQANAEQAKANVASAQINLGYTNVKATVSGYIGRIPKKQGSLVSPTDQAALTQLSDIHEVHVYFSLAENDFNSFNTNYPGKTPADRIKHLPAVELVLADNSTYPVKGKIDMIDGQFDKNTGAITLRASFPNANGVLRSGNTGKIRLGLLHNDAILVPQSATVEMQDKVFVFTLGDSSKVKKQAISIVGKAGENYLVKEGVKAGDQIVLSGIDKLQEGMVIQPQKAADKVAVANPKK
- a CDS encoding TolC family protein, translating into MKRFNLYSILFLALVWSGCSVSKDTALPNVAPGLFRNTAPQDSSSIGTMPLKSFINDLTVQTLIDTALVKNYDMQIALKNIDAAEVLFKQSKLGNLPELKLQVSASSSRPSDNSLNGLSLNQFTGSSHIEDYSANLGVFWEADIWGKIRNQKAGALASFLQTAEARKAVQTRLVANVAQGYYNLLMLDAQLEIARKNLKLNDSTLRIINLQFDAGQVTSLAIQQAQAQQLVAAQLIPRLEQNVALQENALSVLIGILPKAINRASRLDKMSIPANLNAGFPSAMLSRRPDIKSAELALNVANAKVGVAKASLYPSLVITASGGVNSFKASNWFNVPASLFGLVSGGITQPIFQRGQLKANLELAKIDREKTVIQFRQSVLNAVSEVSDELTKVEKLKDQYSIAERRAQTLQQASKNASLLFKSGMANYLEVITAQGNLLQSELELATIKAEQLNAVVGLYRSLGADGIKNVIVFTKRHQNTKKPIRL